DNA from Leucobacter aridicollis:
CGGCGAACGGCATCCCCGAGCGCGGGTTCGACCACGACCACTACGACGTCCCGGCCGAGCGTCACGCCGAACTCATCGCGGCCGGCGCCACGCACGTCAGCGGGCACGAGCTCGTGCGTCGCCTCATCGGCTCCGGCCTCCGGGTGACGATGCGGGAGCGCCGCGGCCGCTAGATCTCAGCGTTTCCTATGCGCGCAGTGGGCGCTGCGTCCCAGGGAGCTGGCGCGAGCAGACCAGAGAGCCCCAGTTGTCCTGCCGCGGTGAGCCGCACTGCTCGACTGCGAGGAGCTACGGGCTCGATCCATGCGCGCTCCCGGCACGTCTCGAGCAACAATTCCGCGGCCAGCCCAGCCACGTGCTCGCGGCGTTCGGTCCAGTCGAGGCACGGACGCGTGAGGGGGCGGTTCGGTCGCGTCGGCAACTCGATCCCGAGCCGCTCCAACCAGACTCGCCCCCGATCGGAGAGCGAGAAGTCAGACGCGATGAGGCCCTGCTCTCGCATACTGTCGGCGAGTGCGACGCCGAGTTTGCCCGCGAGGTGGCGGTAGCAGGTTCGAGCATCCCGGATAGCCCGATCACGGTGCTGGGCCCCAAGCGACTGAGGTGCCGGCCGGACACGGCCGGAAAACGCCGCGAGATGCTCGACCAATGCCGCGGCGCGGCTGCCGGCTATCCGGAGATACCGGTGCCGTCCCTGCCGCACTTCTTCGACGAGGCCCGCCGTCAGCAGTTTGTCGGCATGTTCGCTCGCGGACGACCTTGCGATGCTGGCGGCGTTGGACAGTTCCGTGAGCGTCCATGCCCTGCCGTCGAGCATGACCAGCAGCATCGTTGCGCGAGCTTCGTTGGCGAAGACAGCAGCCATTGCTGCCAGCTCCGGGCTGCTCGTCCCCTCCATGCCGAAGATCCTATCGCCGGCACGGTTCGGCCCAGGCCGAACAGTTCGCAAGCCAGGCTGGATCGCATGCACCCTACGCTTGCGATCGAACCCTCCGTCTT
Protein-coding regions in this window:
- a CDS encoding DUF4031 domain-containing protein — encoded protein: MVLIDDPSWPAHGTLWAHLVSDDNLAEMHAFAAANGIPERGFDHDHYDVPAERHAELIAAGATHVSGHELVRRLIGSGLRVTMRERRGR
- a CDS encoding ArsR/SmtB family transcription factor; amino-acid sequence: MEGTSSPELAAMAAVFANEARATMLLVMLDGRAWTLTELSNAASIARSSASEHADKLLTAGLVEEVRQGRHRYLRIAGSRAAALVEHLAAFSGRVRPAPQSLGAQHRDRAIRDARTCYRHLAGKLGVALADSMREQGLIASDFSLSDRGRVWLERLGIELPTRPNRPLTRPCLDWTERREHVAGLAAELLLETCRERAWIEPVAPRSRAVRLTAAGQLGLSGLLAPAPWDAAPTARIGNAEI